In a single window of the Marinobacter sp. SS13-12 genome:
- a CDS encoding HAD family hydrolase, with product MTLAIFDLDNTLLAGDSDHAWGEFLVEESIVDADEYQKANDKFYQEYLNGELDILHYLSFALQPLARHDMKQLLTWRKEFVEKKIRPMMQTSAAELLDSHRAQGHTLLIITATNRFVTEPVAELLGIEHLIATEPELVNGRYTGEVAGVPSFQDGKVTRLHDWLESTGESLEGAWFYSDSHNDAPLLRKVDNPVAVDPDPTLESIAKENGWKIMSLRG from the coding sequence TTGACCCTTGCGATTTTTGACCTTGATAACACCCTGCTCGCCGGGGACAGCGACCATGCCTGGGGTGAATTCCTGGTGGAAGAATCCATTGTGGACGCGGATGAATATCAAAAAGCCAATGATAAGTTCTACCAGGAATACCTGAACGGCGAGCTGGATATCCTGCACTACCTGAGCTTCGCCCTGCAGCCGCTGGCACGCCACGACATGAAGCAGTTACTGACCTGGCGGAAGGAATTCGTCGAGAAGAAAATCCGGCCGATGATGCAGACCAGCGCCGCAGAGTTACTGGACAGCCACCGGGCGCAGGGCCACACATTGCTTATTATCACTGCCACCAACCGGTTTGTAACGGAGCCAGTGGCGGAACTACTTGGTATTGAACATCTGATTGCAACGGAGCCGGAACTGGTCAATGGGCGTTATACGGGAGAGGTTGCAGGTGTTCCCAGCTTTCAGGATGGCAAAGTGACCCGTTTGCACGACTGGCTTGAATCAACAGGAGAAAGCCTTGAAGGCGCCTGGTTTTACAGCGACTCCCACAATGATGCTCCCCTGCTTCGTAAAGTCGATAATCCGGTAGCGGTCGATCCGGATCCAACACTTGAAAGCATTGCAAAAGAAAATGGCTGGAAAATTATGAGTCTTAGAGGCTAA
- a CDS encoding class I SAM-dependent rRNA methyltransferase, whose translation MNFPVLYLRKGAERRLRAGHLWVYSNEVDTRRSPLTEFEAGTQAELRASNDKPMGTVFVNPHALICGRLISRNAAHGMTPQRLTERIETALALRERLFDKPFYRWVFGDSDGLSGLVIDRFDDVVVVQISTAGMEQMKESIVRAVQRLAHPRAIILKNDGKMRKVEGLDVYVEQAHGPEIDVLAVEENGVRFEVPMEGGQKTGWFYDHRMNRQRLQAYAPGKRVLDVFSYVGGWGIQAACAGATQVTCVDSSTSAIDSVHHNAKINGLDNIETIEGDAFDALKALCEEKEKFDIVVLDPPALIPRRRDQKAGEEAYARLNQLGLRLLDRDGLLVSASCSMHLSQEKLTDIIRSSGRKIDRFVQLLEQGHQAPDHPVVPGIPETDYIKSCFVRSLTGFL comes from the coding sequence ATGAATTTCCCGGTTTTATACCTTCGCAAAGGCGCCGAGCGCAGGCTCAGGGCTGGCCATCTGTGGGTTTACAGTAATGAGGTGGATACCCGTCGATCGCCGCTGACGGAATTTGAAGCTGGCACGCAGGCTGAGTTGCGTGCTTCCAATGACAAGCCGATGGGGACGGTGTTTGTGAATCCCCATGCGCTGATCTGCGGTCGTCTGATCAGCCGGAATGCTGCCCATGGCATGACGCCTCAGCGTCTGACCGAGCGGATAGAGACGGCGCTGGCGTTGCGGGAGCGGCTGTTTGATAAGCCGTTCTATCGCTGGGTATTTGGTGACAGCGACGGGTTGTCCGGGCTGGTGATTGACCGGTTTGATGATGTGGTGGTGGTCCAGATTTCTACCGCTGGCATGGAGCAGATGAAGGAGTCTATTGTCCGGGCGGTTCAGCGCCTGGCGCATCCACGGGCGATTATCCTCAAGAATGACGGCAAGATGCGTAAGGTGGAGGGGCTGGATGTCTACGTTGAGCAGGCTCACGGCCCGGAAATTGATGTCCTTGCGGTTGAAGAGAACGGGGTACGCTTCGAGGTTCCCATGGAAGGTGGGCAGAAGACGGGTTGGTTCTATGATCACCGCATGAACCGGCAGCGTTTGCAGGCGTATGCACCGGGCAAGCGGGTACTCGATGTATTCAGTTATGTCGGCGGCTGGGGAATCCAGGCGGCCTGTGCAGGGGCAACTCAGGTGACCTGCGTGGACAGCTCCACCAGTGCCATCGATTCGGTTCACCACAATGCGAAGATCAATGGGCTCGACAACATTGAAACCATCGAGGGCGATGCCTTTGACGCCCTGAAGGCGCTGTGTGAGGAGAAGGAAAAGTTTGACATTGTCGTGCTGGACCCGCCGGCGTTGATTCCACGGCGGCGTGACCAGAAGGCCGGGGAAGAGGCTTATGCGCGGTTGAACCAGTTGGGATTGAGGCTGTTGGATCGGGATGGGTTGCTGGTTTCTGCTTCGTGTTCCATGCATCTTTCCCAGGAAAAGCTGACGGATATTATCCGTAGCAGTGGCCGCAAGATTGACCGGTTTGTGCAGTTGTTGGAGCAGGGTCATCAGGCGCCGGATCATCCGGTGGTGCCGGGGATTCCGGAGACGGATTATATCAAGAGTTGTTTTGTTCGGTCTTTGACTGGGTTTCTTTGA
- the gcvH gene encoding glycine cleavage system protein GcvH: MSETPSDLKYIETHQWVRVADDGTATVGITDFAQDQLGDIVFIGVPDVGATVTGAEEAGVAESVKSASDVFSPVTGEVIEVNESLEDEPEKVNEDPYGDGWLFRVRLADPGELDGLMDATAYAEHVAAEE; encoded by the coding sequence ATGAGCGAAACACCCTCAGACCTGAAGTACATTGAAACTCACCAGTGGGTGCGTGTGGCCGATGATGGCACCGCAACCGTTGGCATCACGGACTTTGCCCAGGACCAGCTTGGGGATATCGTTTTTATCGGTGTTCCGGATGTGGGGGCGACGGTTACGGGGGCAGAGGAAGCTGGAGTGGCTGAGTCTGTGAAGTCGGCTTCTGATGTGTTCAGTCCGGTGACCGGTGAGGTGATTGAGGTCAATGAGAGCCTAGAGGATGAGCCGGAGAAGGTGAATGAGGATCCTTATGGTGACGGCTGGTTGTTCCGGGTGCGGTTAGCAGATCCCGGCGAGCTGGATGGTCTGATGGATGCCACGGCTTATGCGGAGCATGTTGCTGCCGAGGAGTGA